TTCTCCAGCTGTTCGATGGTTTTTTATAGAAATGACCATCTGAGGGCCCAAAGCCTACAATATCTTCTTCACCGTAAAAGTCCATAGCAAACCATTCATCAAATCCAAGCGCAGGGTACATTTTATCCCGATTCCAATAAGTGATCTCATGCGCATGAAAAGTGGAGGTTGTGTACCCCTCTTCGTTTAAGGTGCGCGGAAGGCTTGGAATGGTTTTGCCTTCAATTTGTTTTGACGTGGGGATCTCTCCAATTGGATAGATAGATGTATTCATCATGAATTCAGCGTCAGATGTATTGCCTGAACCAATCTGTTGAAAAAAGTTGTTAAAGTAAAGACTGTTTTTAGCTAATTCATTAATCGTCGGGGTTATTTCCTGGCCGTTAACAGTCAGAGCCATAACGAAATTTTGCAGCGATTCGACTTGGATAATAAGCAGGTTCTTATCTTTATCGGCGCCATGCAGAACATGTTGCTCAAATGAGACATATTCATTTCCTTTTAATTCAATGATGTCCTTAGCACTTATACCCTCAATAAATTCTTCAGGGCTATCAGATTCTGTTGCCAACTGATAAGCTTTAACAATTTGTCCATTGTTGAACCCATGTCGCTCGGAAAATAGTATCTGACCTAAAATTTTTTCATCTTTATTCACCCAAAAATTAACATTTATAATGATAATACCGACAGTTAATACGCTTGCTATTGCTTTTAGGTTTATATGAATGTTGGACGGTAATTGTTTTTTTCTTTATTCATATTCTTGCGATTAGCAGAAGAGACAATATAATGAAGTCCAAAAAGAATCATGGGTCTATGCGTTCAACCATCAACCAGGCGCTCTCCTTACTGATGCAGCCTGATCTGCCTGACCCAAGTCGTGATATGTATGCACAATGCCGAAAAGCTCTATTAACGCAAACAATACTAATACCATGCTAGCTTCATAGTATACTGGCTAAAGAATATCCACGTCACCAAATAACAGGTAGCGGACCAAAATAAACTTAAGGGTAATAATCATAAAGAAGAAGAAATAACCATTTAATACCCTTTTTAGACTCAACATATTTAATCTCCTTTTAATCATCTGAACTTTATAATACCATTATGCTCCTGGGATTTATAGCTTAAATTTAATCCAGCTCTCGAGATAGGCTCAAGAGCTGGATTTGTTTTGAGTGATGCAATATAAAATCATTTGAGGTCGAGATAATGCGTCCAGGTTTTTTCATCTATTTTCCGTTCGTTCACAAAGGTAATCTTCCACTTTTCAGCGTAGACCGCAGCATCTTGTTCAGAATAAGTTCTAAACAATTCCCATTCAAAGAATCTTTGACTACAAAATTGGAACAAATGATTTCTCCGGTTATTATGTCAAAAACGTAAACATCTGTTTTTGGTTTGACATAATTAATAACACTAGACTTAGACTTAAATGTTTTGAGTCGTTTATCTTTATGATCGTATACCTCATATTTTAGGGCCTATTTGAGAAGCAGCTATACATTATTCTCCCTCATAAACTTCCATCCGTTCAGCTCTATAAGCCTGCCTATGACTGTCTTTATCAAATCCGGAGATAACAATTTCATAGAGAACTTTAGCCGGTTCATCTTCTATGACTTCAATGATCCGGCTGTTGCGGGGATCTTCACCTTCTTCCACTGCTATATAACCGGTTGTCATCAGACGGTTTTTGGTTTCAGGTAAATAATCCGCATCACCGACAATTTTTGAGAAAAGATTGCGACCCCGCTCTTCGCCGTAGGACCAAATTTCTTCGACGGTCATGTCTTTTTCGTTGATACGCACTTGTACGGCCCGGCTGTATTCGCCGCTCACTTTTTCATCGCCCCGTGTGATGACATGGTTGTTGTCAAAATAGATCATGTCCAGTGTGTCCGGGTTGTTGTCTTGGTCAGGCATGGTCATTGGGGCATGTGGGCCGCCCGGGAATTTCACTGCACCGTTAGTAGGCTCCAGCAAATACTGATTGAATGATTCGGGCCATTCTTCATGTGCGGCCAGAATCCATTTGATGTCGCCTTCCGGATACGTCATTTTCATCTCCAGATCCTGGTGCCGGCTTGAGATGATCAAACTGTTATCCGAGTCATCGAACCAAACGGCGTTCTGATGGAACCAGTCACCATCTTCCGCGAGAGCGCCGTCATAGTCCTTATAAAATTCTTCCGGGAAGATGTCCTGAAAGCTGAAGTTCCTCACTGTCTTCCCTGTTTCCCGGTCGATTTCAACCATTTCGTCTTCAATATATTCGGATTCTGTGTCATGTGTTGTAGCAAGCAGATTTCCGGTTGGCAGTTCGATGACATCGTGGTGGACAACGTTTGTTTTGTCATATTCGCCAATATCAAATAAATAGGCGTTGTACACTTTTCCAAGTAAATTCATTTCAAGAAGGTCGTTGTATTTTTCCTGCCCTTCTTCTTTTGTAATGTAGAGTATATGCCCATTTTCCAGCCGCTTGAAAACGTGGGAATTCCATAGTGTCGAATACCAGCGCACGTCTGCATTATGATCTACTCCAAACGTATAACGTGAGCTTGGGTTGATAAATGTCAGGCCGGGCTCCATTTTGTCTGGTTGTGCTTCAACGAGATCAACTTGGAGAAAATCTTCTGGCAGTGGTTCTGTTTGAATGGTCAATTCAGTGGTGGTGTCATCTCCATCCTCTGTAGTTGCTTCTAGTGTGACTGTATTGTTTTTATCGGCATAAAGGCCATATACAGGAATGCTGTGTTTCGTATTGTAGCCTTCGAATACTTTTTGAATGGTTGATTCCTTATCGTTACCTTGAACGGTCAGCGTGATTTCAGCTGGGGTCTCTGTTGTAAATTTGACCAGTGCGGTGAGTGGTGCAACACCGTATGGGTCAAGTTTGATGAATGGGTCTTTTAATGTATGCGTTTCTGGATTGAAATCTTTTTCCAGCTGCTTTTCAATGGCCTCTTGATCAGTGATGCGTTCCTTATGATAGGTAGTCACCTGTTTGGCGTTTGGGTCTGGTTCTGGATTGAACTTTTGGGGTTCTTTTTGAATGGATGGCTTTTCATCATCAGTCGCCTGGTCAGACGATGAGTTGTTACCTATTAACACAGCAGTCAGCGCAATCACACCAATCGCTAGAACAGCCCCAATGATCGTCCATATTTTTTTATTCATGAAAAAGACGCCTCCGTTAGTTTGATAGTTTGTGTTCGTACGTTGAATTAATGTTATATACGCTTATTATCGTAACAAAACGGCACTTTTGCGTAAAGATGAATATGGCTGCATGTGGACGGAAAAACATGGTAAAATGTGATGTGGTGATATTCTTGATATATGCTGCTAAAGCTTGGATATCATGCGTTTTTTTGGACACATGAGGGAAACCCTGGATATACCGAATTTTCCCTGGATAAGTGATGAGAAATTCTGGATATATTGTGGCCTGTCCCCATTCACAAAGCTTGCTTTTAGTATTGGATCGATGTCACTCACATCTATACCCATTGTGATGTCAGCTGCTGCCAGCCGGCACTGTTACTTCACTGACTTCTTCACCATTCGCAGTTGTTATAGCCATGCCTTCTAAAACAAGGGCGGGGGAAATGTTTGGCGCTGTAAGCACATCGTCACCGTTCTGGACATGTGAATCTGTTTGTGCGTTGGCTTCACGTTGTATGTGACATCTAATTACCAACAGCGAGCTTGGTGTTTGCTTTACTGGGGTGTTGAGATTAAAATGGGGTAGTATAAGAAGGTGCACGTTGTGACGTGCATTATTTTTGACGTTAAAAGTGAGGTATTGGAATGAACAACCATGACCAACCAAAAGCTGTTATTGTGATTTTCGGGGCAACCGGTGATTTAGCCAAGCGCAAGTTGTTCCCTTCTATTTATAAATTGTTTCAAAACGGCAGAATCGGTCATGATTTTGCCGTCGTGGGTGTCGCGCGACGCCCGTGGACGAATGACATCTTCCGTGAAAAGGTATGCGAGTCGATTGCCAACGCTGGTGCGCCTGAAGAAGTTTGTGACGCATTTACATCCCATTTTTACTATCAGCCGTTCGATGTGCAGGATGAGTCGTCTTACCAAGCACTGGACGGGCTGTTGCATGAGCTGGAAGGCCGTTACGAAACAGGCGGCAACCGGATGTTTTACCTGGCAATGGCACCGGAGTTTTTCGGACCTGTTGCCAATAATCTGGAAGCACACGGGCTGAAAGATACAGATGGCTGGACGCGACTTGTGATTGAGAAGCCGTTTGGCCATGACCTCTCATCAGCAATCGCCCTAAATGAAGATATTCGGTCAGCGTTTGCCGAAGATGAAATTTACCGGATTGACCATTATCTAGGCAAGGAAATGGTGCAGAATATTGAAGTGATCCGTTTTGCCAATGGCATTTTCGAGCATCTGTGGAACAACCGGTTTATTTCGAATATCCAGGTAACTTCGAGTGAGACAGTCGGTGTTGAGGACCGTGCACGTTATTATGATACAGCTGGGGCCAACCGGGATATGGTGCAAAACCACATGCTTCAGATGGTGGCCCTGCTTGCGATGGAGCCGCCGATTAAGTTGACGACAGATGAAATCCGCTCGGAAAAAGTCAAAGTGCTGCGAGCCCTCCGCCCGATTGACGCTGAAGCCGTGGGCGACTATTTTGTGCGCGGTCAGTATGGTCCAGGCGAGGTTGACGATGCGATGGTGCCGGGTTATGCAGAAGAACTGGGCCAGGCATCTGATACTGAAACCTATGTCGCGGCCAAGCTGATGATTGATAACTATCGCTGGGCCGGGGTACCTTTTTACATTCGGACGGGCAAACGTATGAAAGCCAAAGTAACCAAGATCGTCGTGGAATTTAAAGACATACCGATGAATCTGTACTACGCTGACGGAAACGCGCAGCATCCCAATTTGCTCGTCATCACCATCCATCCGAATGAAGGGGTGACGCTGCACTTAAACGCGAAAAAACCGGGCACAAAGCCCGAGGCGAAACCGATTCAGCTCGCTTACACGCATGATGCGGAAAATGCGATCAACACGCCCGAGGCTTATGAAAAGCTGCTGTATGACTGTATGCTCGGTGACATGACGAATTTCACCCACTGGGACGAGGTGGCATTGTCATGGGCATTTATCGATTCCGTATCAGCTGCTTGGCATGAAAACGGAGCTGAGTTCCCGAATTATCCCGCCGGTTCCATGGGCCCCGAAGCAGCAAACCAGCTTCTTGAAGCAGACGGGTTTCACTGGTGGCATGTGACGGGTAAAGAGGAAAAATAACATATATATAATGGTAGGAGTGTATGCTTAATGGAAATATACGACGTATCTGCACCGATTTTTGAAGGAATGCCAGTTTATAAAAATAAACCAGAAAAACAACCGAAGATCGAAACGGTCACAAACGGTCATGTTACCGAGTCACGGATTTCGATGGACCTGCACTCAGGCACACATGTCGACGCCCCGCTGCACATGATCAACGATGGCAATACATTTGAAACCATCGACATCGAACGTCTTGTCGGCAAGGTGAAGCTATTTGACGTCACACATATCGAAGAAGCGATTACCCAAGATGATATCGAAGGCTTCGGGATCGAACGCGGCGATTTTGTCCTGTTCAAGACAAAGAATTCGTTTGACGAAGAATTCAATTTTGACTTCATTTACGTGGCTGAGGACGCCGCACAATTCTTGGCTGATGTCGGTGTGAAAGGCATTGGCATTGACTCTCTTGGCATCGAACGCGCCCAGCCGGATCACCCGACCCACCGCATATTATTCAAACGCGAGGTCCTGATCATGGAAGGCCTGCGCTTCGCCGAGGTGGAAGAAGGCGAATACTTCATGGTCGCCGCCCCACTGCGGATCGAAGGCACCGACGCATCCCCGGCCCGGGTGCTGTTGATGGACGGCGTTTCAGTGCATTAGGCAGGGACCGGCGGCGTTGAATGTGCATATTTGAGATTGTACGTGCATATCACGGCGCGAATGTGCATATATACGATTGTACGTGCATATCACAGCCCGAATGTGCATATACGAGTTTGAACGTGCATATACCAGCGCGAATGTGCATATATGAGTTTGAACGTGCATATCCCCGCGCGAATGTGCATATACGAGTTTGAACGTGCATATCCTGGCGCGAATGTGCATATATGTGATTGTACGTGCATATCACAGCCCGAATGTGCATAAATGAGATTGAACGTGCATATCCCCGCGCGAATGTGCATATACGGCCATAGCCAACGTTATATAAAGTTAAATTCATACAAAAAGCAAGAAGGAAGTCACCCCAGTGGAAACTTCCTTCTTGCTTTTTCAATGTAAGATTTATTCTTTCCAAGATATAAGGTGCATAATAACATGTTTTGGTGTACAATATCTTCAATTAACTAAAGGAAGTGAATTGTTTGTTCATTGAAAACAGACCAAAACCGTATACCTTACTCAAGTATGAAGCTTTATTGCGTAAATTGTTGCCAAAGCATCGCAGTCACCCACTCATTCAGAAAGATTATGCCAAACATGCAGCTGGTTTTCAGGGTGAGAAATATGTTGACTACACCTTGTCCATTCACCCCCTCCCTGATTCTGCTGCTTACCCCGGGGTCAGATTAAGACATAAACGCCACCCTTTTCAGATTGATACACCTTTAATAACGCCCGGATTTGTTCTTTTGATGGAAATCAAAAATATGACAGGGGAATTATCGTATGACAGCACCCACGATCAATTTATCCAGACCATCGGAGCCGAGAGAAAACGGCAACGCAACCCCATCCAGCAATCCACAGCTCATAAACTTCAATTTGGGGAGTGGCTCAAATCACATTCATTTCCTTCCGTTCCGATTGAAACACTATCTGTCATTAGCAATCCCAATGCCATTATCAATCATCCCCAAGCAGACCAGACGATATTTGATCAACTCATTCACGTTGAAGCCCTCCCGGAAAAACTTCAGGAATTGGCAGCAAAACACCCACAGAACATCCTATCCTCAAGAGACCGACGTAAATTGTATAACTTGCTTAAGACCCACGATGAACCGCTCAACCCTGACTTAATCGCTCAATACAACCTGAATGACAGCCATTTTATTAAAGGCATTCCATGTGAACACTGCCAAGCCTATCCTTTGAAACGCGTGGCCCGCAAATGGGTCTGTCAAAATTGCGGATTCATGAGTCACGATGCACATGTGCAAGTCATCTTGGATTCCTTCCTGCTTGGCAAACCGACCATCACAAACTCGGAATGTCGTTCCCTATTAAACTATGATAGCCGAAGTGGCGTGCTTAATTTGTTGAAAAAAATGAACCTGCGAACAAGCGGGAATCAAAAAGGGGTTAAATACCACGCGCCATTACTTCATGACTATCCACAAGACACCCCAGTTCCGATAAACGCCCGAACACGTATCGGCTGACGATCTTACATTCATCAGGTGGCGAAGTAAATATAAGAGCAAGAAGGAAGTCAATACCGCACGGCTTCCTCCTTGCTCGTTAACGTTTTGGATCTTAAAACGCACATCACAAATTCATATCAAGCTCAAGTTTCCATCCGAGTTCATTGGGCGTATGGCCATTAAAATCATACATTCTAGTTTGCTGAACAAGGTTAAAAATAAGCTGACGAAAGCTATCTTTCTCTTCCGGCTTCAGCTTTAACCTTTGCTGACTTAAATAAGAAGGGAGCTGTTCCAACCGTTTGGCAGCCCGACAGTGAAATTGAATACCATGGGCCACTTTTTCCGCTTTCTTTTTTCGTACGTAACACGTTTTTAGAAACTCATGCAACTGATCGAAAGCGTCGTTTGGCTCAAAATACCTTTCATCCCGGTAATATTCGAGATCATAACCCAGCGGCATATAATAGGGGTGCTGCTCCTTATTTCGCAATTCTTCCTCCGAATAATCCATCTCCAAGAAGTGCTGCAACACATAATGGTCGTTTATAATATCAATCTTATAAGCTTCCAGCTGCTCCCGATCGATTTGACGGTCAAGCGTTTCCTCGTCCATCCCACCCTCGGTCAGCTGATTTAAAATATGTATAATTGTCCCTTTTGGCACCCGCCCGTATAAATGTACAAGCGCACGGACATCATCCGTTAAATTCGTCATAAGATCATTCCTTTTACAAAATTTAAAGGCTGTGGGG
This sequence is a window from Lentibacillus sp. JNUCC-1. Protein-coding genes within it:
- a CDS encoding LTA synthase family protein, with protein sequence MNKDEKILGQILFSERHGFNNGQIVKAYQLATESDSPEEFIEGISAKDIIELKGNEYVSFEQHVLHGADKDKNLLIIQVESLQNFVMALTVNGQEITPTINELAKNSLYFNNFFQQIGSGNTSDAEFMMNTSIYPIGEIPTSKQIEGKTIPSLPRTLNEEGYTTSTFHAHEITYWNRDKMYPALGFDEWFAMDFYGEEDIVGFGPSDGHFYKKPSNSWRNIQKMNLHFTLTC
- the zwf gene encoding glucose-6-phosphate dehydrogenase is translated as MNNHDQPKAVIVIFGATGDLAKRKLFPSIYKLFQNGRIGHDFAVVGVARRPWTNDIFREKVCESIANAGAPEEVCDAFTSHFYYQPFDVQDESSYQALDGLLHELEGRYETGGNRMFYLAMAPEFFGPVANNLEAHGLKDTDGWTRLVIEKPFGHDLSSAIALNEDIRSAFAEDEIYRIDHYLGKEMVQNIEVIRFANGIFEHLWNNRFISNIQVTSSETVGVEDRARYYDTAGANRDMVQNHMLQMVALLAMEPPIKLTTDEIRSEKVKVLRALRPIDAEAVGDYFVRGQYGPGEVDDAMVPGYAEELGQASDTETYVAAKLMIDNYRWAGVPFYIRTGKRMKAKVTKIVVEFKDIPMNLYYADGNAQHPNLLVITIHPNEGVTLHLNAKKPGTKPEAKPIQLAYTHDAENAINTPEAYEKLLYDCMLGDMTNFTHWDEVALSWAFIDSVSAAWHENGAEFPNYPAGSMGPEAANQLLEADGFHWWHVTGKEEK
- a CDS encoding nuclease-related domain-containing protein, translating into MFIENRPKPYTLLKYEALLRKLLPKHRSHPLIQKDYAKHAAGFQGEKYVDYTLSIHPLPDSAAYPGVRLRHKRHPFQIDTPLITPGFVLLMEIKNMTGELSYDSTHDQFIQTIGAERKRQRNPIQQSTAHKLQFGEWLKSHSFPSVPIETLSVISNPNAIINHPQADQTIFDQLIHVEALPEKLQELAAKHPQNILSSRDRRKLYNLLKTHDEPLNPDLIAQYNLNDSHFIKGIPCEHCQAYPLKRVARKWVCQNCGFMSHDAHVQVILDSFLLGKPTITNSECRSLLNYDSRSGVLNLLKKMNLRTSGNQKGVKYHAPLLHDYPQDTPVPINARTRIG
- a CDS encoding cyclase family protein, whose amino-acid sequence is MEIYDVSAPIFEGMPVYKNKPEKQPKIETVTNGHVTESRISMDLHSGTHVDAPLHMINDGNTFETIDIERLVGKVKLFDVTHIEEAITQDDIEGFGIERGDFVLFKTKNSFDEEFNFDFIYVAEDAAQFLADVGVKGIGIDSLGIERAQPDHPTHRILFKREVLIMEGLRFAEVEEGEYFMVAAPLRIEGTDASPARVLLMDGVSVH
- a CDS encoding aryl-sulfate sulfotransferase — protein: MNKKIWTIIGAVLAIGVIALTAVLIGNNSSSDQATDDEKPSIQKEPQKFNPEPDPNAKQVTTYHKERITDQEAIEKQLEKDFNPETHTLKDPFIKLDPYGVAPLTALVKFTTETPAEITLTVQGNDKESTIQKVFEGYNTKHSIPVYGLYADKNNTVTLEATTEDGDDTTTELTIQTEPLPEDFLQVDLVEAQPDKMEPGLTFINPSSRYTFGVDHNADVRWYSTLWNSHVFKRLENGHILYITKEEGQEKYNDLLEMNLLGKVYNAYLFDIGEYDKTNVVHHDVIELPTGNLLATTHDTESEYIEDEMVEIDRETGKTVRNFSFQDIFPEEFYKDYDGALAEDGDWFHQNAVWFDDSDNSLIISSRHQDLEMKMTYPEGDIKWILAAHEEWPESFNQYLLEPTNGAVKFPGGPHAPMTMPDQDNNPDTLDMIYFDNNHVITRGDEKVSGEYSRAVQVRINEKDMTVEEIWSYGEERGRNLFSKIVGDADYLPETKNRLMTTGYIAVEEGEDPRNSRIIEVIEDEPAKVLYEIVISGFDKDSHRQAYRAERMEVYEGE